The Kineothrix sp. MB12-C1 genome includes a window with the following:
- the pyrB gene encoding aspartate carbamoyltransferase has product MRHLMGPLDFTVEELDKLFNLATDIEHNLPKYAHACDGKKLATCFYEPSTRTRLSFEAAMLNLGGSVIGFSDAGSSSASKGESVSDTIRVISCFADICAMRHPKEGAPMVAASKSSIPVINAGDGGHQHPTQTLTDLLTIRSLKGHLKNFTVGLCGDLKFGRTVHSLIHALMRYPNIHFIFISPEELKVPDYLTDLLKENNIPYEEVIRLEEIMPRLDFLYMTRVQKERFFNEEDYVRLKDFYILDKTKMYLAKSDMLVLHPLPRVNEISVEVDDDPRAAYFKQVQYGVYVRMALILTLLEIEVV; this is encoded by the coding sequence ATGAGACATTTAATGGGTCCTCTTGACTTCACCGTTGAAGAACTCGACAAGCTCTTCAACCTTGCAACCGACATCGAACACAACCTGCCAAAATATGCACATGCCTGTGACGGTAAAAAATTAGCAACCTGCTTCTACGAACCGAGTACCCGTACAAGACTTAGCTTTGAAGCAGCTATGTTGAATCTTGGCGGAAGCGTTATCGGTTTCTCCGATGCCGGTTCTTCTTCCGCTTCTAAGGGCGAAAGCGTATCCGATACCATACGCGTTATTTCCTGTTTTGCGGACATTTGTGCCATGCGTCATCCAAAAGAAGGAGCCCCTATGGTAGCTGCGAGCAAATCCTCCATTCCGGTTATCAATGCCGGGGACGGCGGACATCAGCATCCGACTCAAACGCTTACCGATTTACTTACCATACGCTCATTGAAAGGTCATTTGAAGAACTTCACCGTCGGCTTATGCGGAGACTTGAAATTCGGCCGAACCGTTCATTCCCTCATCCATGCCTTAATGCGTTATCCTAATATCCATTTTATTTTCATATCCCCGGAAGAGCTTAAAGTGCCGGACTATCTCACTGATTTACTCAAGGAAAATAACATACCCTATGAGGAGGTCATCCGCCTGGAAGAAATCATGCCCAGACTCGACTTCCTATACATGACCCGCGTACAGAAGGAGCGTTTCTTTAACGAGGAAGATTATGTTAGGTTAAAGGATTTCTACATCTTAGATAAGACAAAGATGTATCTAGCTAAAAGCGATATGCTCGTACTCCATCCACTCCCGCGTGTCAACGAAATCTCGGTAGAAGTCGACGACGATCCCCGCGCCGCTTATTTTAAACAGGTACAATACGGAGTTTATGTCAGAATGGCCCTTATTCTTACCTTATTGGAAATTGAAGTTGTTTAA
- a CDS encoding glycoside hydrolase family 1 protein, translated as MAISKKMLWGGSIAAHQCEGAYKTDGKGLGIMDVVTAGSASAPRIFHGEVEEGQVYPSHYGIDFYHRYKEDIALFAEAGFTALRISIDWARIYPNGDDAAPNQAGIEHYRDVIMELRRRDIEPIVTLFHFEMPLNLVKKYGSWANRETIQLYLRYCETMFTEFKDIVTYWSTFNEMNHLDADLLLSDFFTYMNTGLCYSKVENPAKVMAECAYNMTLASVKAINCGHRINPDFQIGCVFGITPSYAKTCNPDDSILAYKNMERDWYQIDAMCKGAFPEYKLNEYRKRGIETKISEEDKKEYADSKLDFIGVNYYASSVSSAQESDDDGENFFGASNNPYLRQSDWGWTIDPQGLRYLLMMLDRRYNIPMIITENGLGAFDQKEQDGSVHDQYRIDYLKNHLDELKKSINEDCVNCFGYLMWGPIDLISATTGEMKKRYGFIYVDQDDEGNGTLERSKKDSFYWFRDYTKNW; from the coding sequence ATGGCCATAAGCAAAAAGATGCTTTGGGGCGGAAGTATCGCGGCGCATCAATGCGAAGGTGCTTACAAAACAGACGGAAAAGGCCTTGGAATAATGGATGTCGTTACTGCGGGAAGTGCATCTGCCCCGAGAATTTTCCATGGGGAAGTGGAAGAAGGTCAAGTATATCCATCACATTATGGAATTGATTTTTACCATAGATATAAAGAAGATATAGCATTATTTGCAGAGGCTGGCTTTACAGCCCTACGCATCTCCATAGATTGGGCAAGAATATATCCGAATGGTGATGATGCGGCACCTAATCAGGCAGGAATCGAGCATTACAGAGATGTCATTATGGAACTGAGAAGAAGAGATATTGAGCCGATTGTAACCTTATTCCATTTTGAGATGCCGTTAAACCTCGTAAAGAAATATGGTTCATGGGCAAACAGGGAGACGATTCAGTTATACCTTCGTTACTGTGAAACGATGTTTACAGAATTCAAGGACATAGTGACTTATTGGTCAACATTTAATGAAATGAACCATTTGGATGCAGACCTGTTGCTTTCTGATTTCTTTACCTATATGAATACAGGGTTGTGTTATTCAAAAGTCGAAAATCCGGCTAAGGTAATGGCTGAATGCGCTTACAATATGACATTGGCAAGTGTGAAGGCGATAAATTGCGGACACAGAATAAATCCGGATTTTCAGATAGGATGTGTATTTGGCATAACCCCCTCTTATGCGAAGACCTGTAATCCGGATGACTCGATTCTGGCCTATAAAAATATGGAAAGAGATTGGTATCAGATCGATGCTATGTGCAAGGGTGCTTTTCCCGAATATAAGTTAAATGAATACAGAAAACGAGGAATTGAAACAAAGATTTCGGAAGAAGATAAAAAAGAGTATGCAGATTCTAAGCTTGATTTTATAGGAGTGAACTATTATGCAAGTTCTGTGAGTTCAGCTCAGGAATCTGATGATGACGGAGAAAATTTCTTCGGTGCTTCCAATAATCCGTATCTGAGGCAAAGCGACTGGGGATGGACGATTGATCCGCAAGGGCTTAGATACTTATTAATGATGCTGGACAGAAGATATAATATTCCAATGATTATTACAGAAAACGGGCTGGGTGCTTTTGACCAAAAAGAGCAAGACGGTTCTGTACACGACCAGTATAGAATTGATTACTTAAAGAATCATCTCGATGAATTGAAAAAGAGTATAAATGAAGATTGTGTTAACTGTTTCGGATATCTGATGTGGGGGCCTATCGACTTAATAAGCGCTACAACAGGAGAAATGAAGAAACGATACGGATTTATATATGTAGATCAGGATGATGAAGGAAACGGAACCCTTGAAAGAAGTAAAAAGGATTCATTTTATTGGTTCAGAGATTATACGAAAAATTGGTAA
- a CDS encoding LysR family transcriptional regulator has product MLDFRHETFLALCRIGSYTKTAEALHLTQPAVTQHIKALEAHYGNRLFTYADKKLTLTKHGELLYRFASTVASDSDTMTELLRRKTLSNPPLRFGATLSIGQYIMPHILEQILLHRPDTQVSMLVENTHHLLDKLNRGEIQFALIEGLFDKTAYHSELFATEPFIAVCSGNSPLVNRPLSFRELTQNNLIIREQGSGTREIFEHLFAKHNLSVTSFSKVTEVGNMEVIKQLVKAGLGITFLYKAAVKNELMQGEMNQLNIINPDTYHELNFVFPRNSQHASAFLAWLYEFKKYLM; this is encoded by the coding sequence ATGCTTGACTTTAGGCATGAAACATTTCTGGCTCTCTGTCGAATCGGAAGCTACACCAAGACTGCAGAAGCACTGCATCTGACTCAGCCCGCAGTGACACAGCATATCAAAGCATTAGAAGCACATTATGGCAATCGCTTATTTACGTACGCTGACAAAAAGCTTACGCTTACAAAGCATGGAGAACTTTTATATCGATTTGCCTCTACCGTCGCTTCGGATAGCGACACTATGACAGAATTACTGCGAAGAAAAACCTTATCAAATCCACCTTTACGATTCGGAGCGACTCTGAGCATCGGTCAATACATTATGCCACATATTTTGGAACAGATTCTGCTGCACAGACCTGACACACAGGTTTCCATGCTGGTAGAAAATACCCATCATTTGCTGGATAAACTGAATCGGGGAGAGATTCAATTCGCACTGATTGAAGGACTTTTCGATAAGACTGCATACCATTCTGAATTATTTGCTACAGAACCATTTATTGCAGTATGTTCCGGCAATTCACCGCTTGTGAATCGTCCCCTCTCCTTTCGGGAACTCACTCAAAATAATCTGATTATAAGGGAACAAGGCTCAGGCACTCGCGAGATTTTCGAGCATCTCTTTGCAAAACACAATTTATCCGTGACCAGCTTCTCAAAAGTCACGGAAGTAGGCAATATGGAGGTGATCAAGCAGTTAGTGAAAGCCGGTTTGGGCATTACCTTTTTATACAAGGCAGCCGTGAAAAATGAGCTGATGCAGGGTGAAATGAATCAATTGAATATCATAAATCCGGATACTTATCATGAGCTCAATTTCGTCTTTCCCAGAAACAGCCAACATGCTTCCGCTTTCCTGGCATGGCTTTATGAGTTTAAAAAATATTTGATGTAG
- a CDS encoding PTS lactose/cellobiose transporter subunit IIA, giving the protein MTTEEMNEQAMEIIVNAGNGRTLLNKALEALYEGDEELYSSHMEDARKEMVAAHAAQTKVLQSTIEDEEVRPNILFTHAQDTLMTIMSEMNIAKHLEKIVRMIVTIQ; this is encoded by the coding sequence ATGACAACGGAAGAGATGAATGAGCAGGCAATGGAAATTATAGTGAATGCGGGGAACGGGAGAACATTGTTAAATAAAGCATTGGAGGCTTTGTATGAAGGAGATGAAGAGCTTTATAGTTCCCATATGGAGGACGCCAGAAAAGAAATGGTAGCGGCCCATGCAGCACAGACTAAAGTTCTCCAAAGTACGATTGAAGACGAAGAAGTAAGACCTAATATTTTATTTACACATGCACAAGATACATTAATGACAATTATGAGTGAGATGAATATTGCAAAACACTTGGAAAAAATAGTAAGAATGATTGTAACTATTCAGTAG
- a CDS encoding PTS sugar transporter subunit IIC yields MNKFIDWMTNSFGPKAGKVAKNPWVASVQETMVAIMPVMLISSFITILSILNEYIENFPDFSYISTFTFGLSSIFVAFLIPTFVLEKYKLPKYKRQAGLMGVALMLMMSQSVFDADGNFVVAADRIGSGGVFVAIVAGIFTALVMKFFSKRSLFKKDTQLPKFLVDSFDSIAPIVVIMVVSFILCNILGLDLYAYVNVAVSPLINIAQSFGGFVLIMFLMCFFYSFGLSPWILTPVYYTVGVQAIAENAKMVAEGGAATLITTNEVFGGWVWLGGTGCTLMLCVIFAFFTKSGRLKGLGRTCLIPGIFNINEPVVYGSIVFNPLLMIPMWICGIIVPALTYITFKLGMVTVPSDSFLLWYMPVGLQTYMTNHDFRGLILLAVLLALTFIIYYPFVKVYDKQCLKEEMEERAKKEEAEARKAKAL; encoded by the coding sequence ATGAATAAGTTTATTGATTGGATGACAAATTCATTCGGACCGAAAGCGGGAAAAGTTGCAAAGAACCCTTGGGTAGCATCGGTACAGGAAACAATGGTTGCTATTATGCCCGTTATGTTGATTAGTTCATTCATAACGATTTTATCGATTCTAAATGAATATATTGAGAATTTTCCTGATTTCTCCTATATCAGTACTTTTACGTTTGGATTGAGCAGTATTTTTGTTGCATTCTTAATACCGACCTTTGTTTTGGAAAAATATAAATTACCGAAGTATAAAAGACAAGCAGGGCTTATGGGCGTTGCACTTATGCTTATGATGAGCCAGAGTGTTTTTGATGCAGATGGAAATTTTGTAGTAGCGGCAGATCGGATCGGTTCAGGCGGAGTGTTCGTGGCAATTGTTGCCGGAATCTTTACAGCCTTAGTAATGAAGTTTTTCAGTAAAAGGAGTCTGTTTAAGAAAGATACACAGCTTCCTAAGTTTTTGGTAGATAGCTTCGATAGTATTGCCCCTATTGTTGTCATTATGGTAGTCTCATTTATATTGTGTAATATTCTGGGATTAGACCTTTATGCTTATGTAAATGTTGCGGTATCACCATTAATTAACATTGCACAGAGTTTTGGCGGATTCGTTCTCATCATGTTTTTAATGTGCTTCTTCTATTCCTTTGGTTTAAGTCCTTGGATTTTAACACCTGTTTATTATACGGTTGGTGTGCAGGCCATAGCAGAGAATGCTAAAATGGTAGCAGAAGGCGGCGCGGCTACATTAATCACAACTAATGAAGTGTTTGGCGGCTGGGTATGGTTAGGCGGAACCGGATGTACATTGATGTTATGTGTGATCTTTGCCTTCTTTACCAAATCGGGAAGATTGAAAGGTTTGGGCAGGACGTGCCTTATCCCGGGAATCTTTAATATCAATGAACCGGTAGTTTATGGCTCGATCGTATTTAATCCATTATTGATGATCCCTATGTGGATATGCGGAATTATAGTGCCGGCACTGACATACATCACATTTAAGCTGGGGATGGTAACAGTTCCTTCTGATAGTTTCCTCCTTTGGTATATGCCGGTAGGCTTGCAGACATATATGACAAATCATGATTTTAGAGGTCTGATTTTATTAGCGGTATTGCTTGCATTGACATTTATCATTTATTACCCATTTGTAAAGGTATATGATAAACAGTGTTTAAAGGAAGAAATGGAAGAAAGAGCTAAGAAAGAGGAAGCAGAAGCTAGAAAAGCAAAAGCGCTGTAA
- a CDS encoding aspartate carbamoyltransferase regulatory subunit — protein sequence MLNVGRIEEGFVLDHIEAGKSLSLYHHLQLDKLDCPVAIIKNAKSNKMGKKDILKVECDIDTLDLDVLAFIDHCITVNVIKDGEIVDKKELVLPKEIKNIIKCKNPRCITSIEQGLPHVFILTDEKKEIYRCKYCEEKYEDTGK from the coding sequence ATGTTAAATGTCGGAAGAATTGAAGAAGGTTTCGTTCTCGATCATATCGAGGCGGGAAAAAGCCTTTCCCTCTATCATCATCTGCAATTAGATAAATTGGACTGTCCCGTCGCTATTATTAAAAATGCAAAAAGCAATAAAATGGGTAAAAAAGATATCCTTAAAGTGGAATGTGATATCGATACGCTGGATCTGGATGTCCTCGCTTTTATTGACCACTGCATTACGGTGAATGTAATTAAAGACGGAGAAATCGTCGATAAAAAAGAACTGGTACTCCCAAAAGAAATCAAGAATATTATCAAATGCAAGAATCCTCGCTGTATTACATCTATCGAACAAGGTCTTCCTCATGTATTTATCCTTACCGATGAAAAAAAGGAAATATACCGCTGCAAATATTGTGAAGAGAAATACGAAGATACCGGGAAATGA